Part of the Arthrobacter gengyunqii genome is shown below.
TGGAACACTCGTAGCACTGGCCGCAGCCCCATGGTCCGTAGACGGCCACCGATGTTCCGAGTTCCAGGTGCTCCACGCCGTCGCCCAGCTTGTCCACTATGCCGGCACCTTCATGGCCCAGCGTCTGCGGCCGTCCGTAGACATACTGGTCATCGGGCAGGCTCATGATGAACTCATCTGAATGGCAGACACCCGCAGCGGTCACCTTGATCCGGACCTGGCCCGGACCGGGCTCGGGAGTGTCGATTTCGACGACCTCGGGTGGAGAGCCGATGGTGCGGTATTGAAGGGCTTTCACGTCTTGCTCCTTGTCCCCGCACGACGGCGGATGGCTGCCGGTGCGGAACGGTGAGTGGATGTGTCCCCCATAGTGGCATTCCTCCCCCTGCCAAAACACCCCGCCGCCCCGTGACGGCGGGGACGGGACGGAACTTCCGCCCGGGTCAGCCGAAGAGGGCGGAGGCGCGGGACAGAGTCTGGAAGACTCCGTAGGCCAACGGCACGCCCACGAGCAGCCAGCTCACGGCGATGCGGATACCTGTCTTACTCATTTGTAATCCTCTTCCAGTTCCGTGGCGTCCGATTTGTCTTTGACTCCGGATTTCTGGTGCTTGGCCGGTTCATGGTGCTTGGAGTCGACCGGGCGCACCATGAGGTTGGCAATGAAGCCGATCACCAGCAGGGCCACCATGGTCAGCAGTGCGGGCTGGTAGGCCGCGGCGTTCAGTTCCCCCGGTGTCCCCTGGGCATCCAGGAAGGAGTTCACGATCAGTGGGCCCGCGATGCCTGCGGCGGACCAGGCCGTCAGCAGCCGCCCGTGGATGGCACCCACCTGGAAGGTCCCGAACAGGTCCCGCAGGTAGGCCGGAACCGTGGCAAAGCCACCGCCGTAGAAGGAAAGGATCACAAAGGCCAGGAGGACGTACAGGATGGTTGACGTGTTCCCGAACAAGGCGAGCATCAGGTACAGCACGGCTCCTGCGCCCAGATAGACCATGTAGATGCGTTTCCGCCCAATCACGTCGGATGTGGCGGACCAGACAAAGCGCCCGCCCATGTTGCCGATGGACAGCAGGCCCACAAAGCCACCGGCGACCGCCGCGCTCACCAGGGAAACGCCGTCGGGCTGGCGGAAGAAGTCCTGGATCATCGGCGCAGCCTGTTCCAGGATGCCGATTCCGGCGGTGACGTTGCAGAAAAGGACAATCCAGACCAGCCAGAATTGCCGCGTCTTGATGGCGTTCGCCGCTGACACGTGGGCAGTGGTGACCAGGGCCTTGGACGCCACGGTTTTCGGGTCGAACCCTTCCGGCACCCACCCGTCCGCAGGCACCCGGATGGTGAATGCCCCGTAGAGCATATAGACGAGATAGATCGCGGCCAGGGTCAGGAAAAGCTTGCCGACGGCGTCGCCAGCGTCCGCTCCGGGAGTTCCGAAGTCGGGATCATAGAAAGTCAGCAGTGCAGAGGAGAGCGGGCTGGCGATGAGGGCTCCGCCGCCGAATCCCATGATGGCCATCCCGGTGGCCAGGCCCGGACGGTCGGGGAACCATTTGATCAGGGTGGAGACCGGAGAAATGTAGCCGATGCCCAGGCCGATGCCGCCGATGAAGCCGTAACCGAGGTAAAGCAGCCAGAGCTGGTTGGTGAAGATGCCGAGCGCGCCCACCAGGAAGCCTCCGACCCAGAAGACGGCCGAGACGAACATGGCCTTGCGCGGCCCGTTCCGGTCGACCCAGGTCCCCATGACTGCGGCGGACAGGCCCAGCATCACAATCGCGACCGAGAAGATGATGCCGATCTGGGTCAGGCTGGCGTCGAAATGCTCCACGAGCGCGTTCTTGTAGACACTCGTGGCATACACCTGGCCGATGCACAGATGGACGGCCAGCGCCGCGGGAGGTATGAGCCACCGGTTGAATCCCGGCGGGGCGATGGTGTGTTCACGGTCGAGCCAGCTCATCCATAACTCCCTTGTAATGCTGAAGCACGTGCATAACTGTGTGCCAGCCAGCATTCCCCATGTCGATCCAAGGGAGCAGGCGACACGCCGCGGATACTTATCCGACCGGGCCAAGAACCGCAACCTACTCGTCAGTAAGTTTTTTCCCCAAATCCCTTGCTTTGTTACCGGACAGTAAGTTAGATGTAACAGACATCACACTTGTGTCGGGGGAATTCGTCATCAGAGCAGAGGCGCTTTCGGTCCGGCACGACCGAAAGCGGGAGCCCACAGGCACCCCTCGCTGCCCTCCGGTTATCGGACCGGCTTATGACACGAAGGAATTTCAATGACGAGTTCTCCGTCCGGACGGGTCAGTCCCCGGCCGCACACACTTCTGACAGCTCTTCTGGCCTTGTTCCTCATCCTCCTTCTGGCCTTCTTTGTGCTGTTCTCCAGCAAGGTTGCAGCGGGGGCAACCCAGCTCAGTGAAGGTGCCGTGCGCGCCTCCACCGGTGCCGGAGATTTGAAAGAGGGAGCAGCAAAAGCCCAGACAGGTGCTGACAAGGTTGCCGCCGGCAGCGAGAAGGTCGACGCCGGTGCCAACACCCTGGCGAAGGGCATCGCCAACGCGAAGACCGGGGCTACGTCGTTGAAGGACGGCGCCGTATCCCTCGACGAAGGCGCGGTGAAGCTTCAGACCGGTGCTATTTCCGCTGCTGAAGGCGCGTTGAAGATCGCCACCGGAGCAGGCACGGCCAATGCCGGGGCGGGACAGCTCGCCAACGGCGGCATCCAGCTCCGCGACGGCGCAGTTCGTGCCTCCGACGGCGCGCAGCAGCTTGCCGCCGGCTCGGGGGAACTGAACAAGGGTGCGTTGACCGCTGCTGACGGTGCCGGCTCGATTAACGCCGGTGCGGCAAAGCTCAACGACGGCGGAATCGCGCTTCGCAACGGCGCCGGACAGATTGTGGGCGGAGCCAAGGCGCTGAACGACGGCGGTAACAAGCTCCGCGACGGCGCCGAGGCAGCCAATACGGGAGCGGGACAGCTGGCCACCGGCGCAAAGGATCTCAATGCGGGGGCTCTTGCAGCCAAGGACGGTGCCGACCA
Proteins encoded:
- a CDS encoding OFA family MFS transporter codes for the protein MSWLDREHTIAPPGFNRWLIPPAALAVHLCIGQVYATSVYKNALVEHFDASLTQIGIIFSVAIVMLGLSAAVMGTWVDRNGPRKAMFVSAVFWVGGFLVGALGIFTNQLWLLYLGYGFIGGIGLGIGYISPVSTLIKWFPDRPGLATGMAIMGFGGGALIASPLSSALLTFYDPDFGTPGADAGDAVGKLFLTLAAIYLVYMLYGAFTIRVPADGWVPEGFDPKTVASKALVTTAHVSAANAIKTRQFWLVWIVLFCNVTAGIGILEQAAPMIQDFFRQPDGVSLVSAAVAGGFVGLLSIGNMGGRFVWSATSDVIGRKRIYMVYLGAGAVLYLMLALFGNTSTILYVLLAFVILSFYGGGFATVPAYLRDLFGTFQVGAIHGRLLTAWSAAGIAGPLIVNSFLDAQGTPGELNAAAYQPALLTMVALLVIGFIANLMVRPVDSKHHEPAKHQKSGVKDKSDATELEEDYK
- a CDS encoding MFS transporter small subunit, whose translation is MSKTGIRIAVSWLLVGVPLAYGVFQTLSRASALFG